One segment of Setaria viridis chromosome 4, Setaria_viridis_v4.0, whole genome shotgun sequence DNA contains the following:
- the LOC117851373 gene encoding UDP-glycosyltransferase 90A1, translated as MSMPMASSSPPPVLRHVVMLPFMAKGHAMPLLHLTRLLLCRGLASAVTFLATPRDAPFIRTGAPRAAAVVELPFPSSAAGPQSMEDLPSASSFLDVVSASAALRPAFGDALAALDPRPDLLVHDGFLPWAKDTADELGVPRLVSLGMGAFASCVPMAVLAQKPHARVSSPSEPFEVDGFPGLRFTKADLSPPFDDPEPAGPHWDFICESGRAMGSSRGSILNSFHELESFYIDKWNREMPLNKMWPVGPLCLAGEPVRTLDSDIAAWLDSRLAMNRPVLYVAFGSQADLSRSQLEEIAIGLDRSDLDFIWVVRSKWFGQDEPFQGRFGDRGKVVKYFINQLGVLSHKAIKGFFSHCGWNSVMESISMGVPILAYPMAAEQKLNAKFVVDVLKVGIRIWPSKMGDGGPGSELVPSEDVQTLARELILGEGGKCAAAKASELATSARAAMETGGSSFESLELMLREVCEIGRPEAKE; from the coding sequence ATGTCCATGcccatggcctcctcctcgccgcccccgGTGCTCCGTCACGTGGTCATGCTCCCCTTCATGGCCAAGGGCCACGCCATGCCGCTCCTCCACCTgacccgcctcctcctctgccggGGCCTCGCGTCGGCCGTCACCTTCCTCGCCACACCGCGCGACGCGCCCTTCATCCGCACCGGCGCcccccgcgcggccgccgtcgtcgagctGCCGTTCCCCTCCTCGGCGGCAGGCCCGCAGAGCATGGAGGACCTCCCTTCCGCGTCCAGCTTCCTCGACGtcgtctccgcctccgccgcgctccGACCGGCGTTTGGGGACGCACTGGCGGCGCTGGACCCTCGGCCGGACCTGCTCGTCCACGACGGGTTCCTCCCGTGGGCCAAGGACACCGCCGACGAACTCGGCGTACCGCGGCTCGTCTCGCTCGGCATGGGAGCCTTCGCCTCCTGCGTCCCGATGGCCGTCCTGGCGCAGAAGCCACACGCGCGTGTGAGCTCGCCGTCGGAGCCGTTCGAGGTCGACGGCTTTCCGGGGCTCCGGTTCACCAAGGCGGACCTGAGCCCGCCCTTCGACGACCCGGAGCCGGCCGGCCCTCACTGGGATTTCATCTGCGAGAGCGGCAGGGCCATGGGCTCGAGCCGGGGCAGTATCCTCAATTCCTTCCATGAGCTCGAGTCATTCTACATAGACAAGTGGAACCGTGAGATGCCGCTCAACAAGATGTGGCCGGTCGGTCCGCTCTGCCTTGCCGGCGAACCGGTCCGGACCTTGGATTCAGATATAGCCGCCTGGCTTGACTCAAGGCTCGCGATGAACCGCCCGGTTCTATACGTGGCATTCGGTTCGCAGGCTGACCTGAGCCGGTCACAACTTGAGGAGATCGCAATTGGCTTGGACCGGTCGGATCTGGACTTCATATGGGTGGTTCGATCGAAGTGGTTCGGTCAAGACGAGCCATTCCAAGGCAGGTTCGGTGACAGAGGTAAAGTGGTGAAATATTTTATCAACCAGCTCGGTGTTTTGAGCCATAAAGCTATCAAAGGCTTTTTCAGTCATTGCGGGTGGAACTCGGTGATGGAGAGCATCAGCATGGGTGTCCCCATCCTCGCGTATCCAATGGCGGCAGAGCAGAAGCTAAACGCAAAATTCGTTGTCGATGTGCTCAAAGTCGGAATCAGAATTTGGCCGTCGAAAATGGGGGACGGTGGCCCTGGAAGCGAGCTGGTTCCGAGCGAAGATGTGCAAACGTTGGCTAGAGAGTTGATcctgggagagggagggaaatGTGCGGCCGCCAAAGCGAGTGAGCTCGCAACCTCGGCTAGAGCCGCTATGGAGACGGGCGGGTCGTCGTTTGAAAGCCTAGAGCTGATGCTCCGTGAGGTGTGTGAGATTGGAAGGCCGGAGGCTAAAGAGTGA